In Edaphobacter dinghuensis, one genomic interval encodes:
- a CDS encoding aldose epimerase family protein: MTKTLAKVILLTMTTGMAAHGAVTKAAFGTTPDGKAVDIYTLKSDVLQVRIMTYGARIVSLEAPDKDGKKADVVLGHDTLAGYTSDKNTYFGAIVGRYGNRIAGGSFKVDGKAYQAPKNDHGINMLHGGTVGFDSLVWQGREIPDGVEMTLVSKDGDQGFPGTLTAHVRYTLHHNALRIDYSMSTDKDTVVNLTNHSYFNLSGEGNGTILHDIVTIPADKYTPVDAGLIPTGELAPVEGTPFDFRKPTAIGARIHDDNEQLKRAGGYDFNWVLRGPNGETKTAARVYDPETGRVLTVTTTEPGVQFYTGNFLDGTISGPSGKPFVKNGALCLETQHFPDSPNHANFPSTELKPGAPRHSTTTFTFTTQAK; encoded by the coding sequence ATGACGAAGACTCTGGCAAAGGTTATTCTGCTTACCATGACAACCGGAATGGCAGCACATGGAGCAGTGACGAAGGCAGCTTTTGGAACGACACCCGACGGCAAGGCCGTAGACATCTACACGCTGAAGAGCGACGTGTTGCAAGTGCGTATCATGACGTACGGCGCGCGCATCGTCTCGCTCGAGGCGCCGGACAAAGACGGCAAGAAGGCCGATGTGGTGTTGGGACACGATACGCTGGCAGGCTATACGTCGGACAAGAACACCTACTTCGGTGCGATTGTGGGTCGCTACGGCAACCGCATTGCTGGTGGCAGCTTCAAGGTAGACGGCAAAGCGTATCAGGCTCCGAAGAATGACCACGGTATCAACATGCTGCACGGTGGCACGGTGGGCTTCGACTCGCTGGTGTGGCAGGGGCGCGAGATTCCCGATGGCGTTGAGATGACGCTGGTGAGCAAGGATGGCGATCAGGGATTTCCGGGGACGCTGACTGCGCATGTGCGCTACACGCTGCACCATAACGCGCTGCGCATCGACTACAGCATGTCGACCGACAAGGATACGGTGGTGAATCTGACGAACCACTCGTACTTCAATCTCTCGGGTGAAGGCAATGGGACGATTCTTCACGATATCGTAACGATTCCCGCCGACAAGTACACGCCGGTAGATGCAGGTCTGATTCCGACGGGCGAGCTTGCCCCGGTCGAGGGGACCCCTTTTGATTTCCGCAAGCCGACGGCGATCGGAGCCCGCATTCATGACGACAATGAGCAGCTCAAGCGTGCAGGCGGCTACGACTTCAACTGGGTGCTGCGTGGACCCAATGGAGAGACGAAGACGGCTGCGCGTGTCTATGATCCAGAGACAGGTCGTGTGTTGACGGTGACGACGACAGAGCCGGGCGTGCAGTTCTATACCGGAAATTTTCTGGATGGGACGATCTCCGGCCCAAGTGGCAAGCCCTTCGTCAAGAATGGCGCTCTTTGCCTGGAGACGCAGCACTTTCCGGATTCGCCCAATCACGCGAACTTTCCCAGCACGGAGTTGAAGCCGGGGGCACCGCGGCATAGCACTACGACGTTTACGTTTACCACGCAGGCCAAGTAA
- a CDS encoding CoA transferase subunit A translates to MDKVVSSADAAVADIGSGAMVMLGGFGLCGIPENLIAALVRRGISGLHTISNNMGVDGFGMGLMLEAGMIASHIGSYVGENRRLETLVLRGELNLTLVPQGTLAERIRAGGAGIPAFYTPTGLGTIVAEGKETRTIGDRNYVLEEALHADVALIKAWRGDRHGNLVYRKTARNFNPVMATAADLTIVEVEELVEPGVLDPDHIVTPGIYVDRVVVGAAYVKPIESKFIQARGTA, encoded by the coding sequence ATGGATAAGGTTGTCTCATCTGCCGATGCTGCTGTCGCCGATATAGGCAGTGGTGCAATGGTGATGCTGGGCGGCTTCGGTCTGTGTGGGATTCCGGAGAACCTTATTGCAGCGTTGGTGCGGCGGGGCATCAGCGGGCTACACACGATCAGCAACAATATGGGTGTCGATGGCTTTGGCATGGGACTGATGCTGGAGGCGGGGATGATTGCGTCGCACATCGGCAGCTACGTCGGCGAGAATCGCAGGCTGGAGACGCTGGTACTGCGTGGAGAACTGAATCTGACGCTGGTGCCGCAGGGGACGCTGGCCGAGCGGATTCGCGCGGGCGGCGCGGGGATTCCAGCGTTTTATACGCCTACAGGACTAGGAACGATTGTGGCGGAGGGTAAAGAGACACGCACGATTGGTGATCGGAACTATGTTCTGGAAGAGGCGTTGCACGCCGATGTTGCGCTGATCAAGGCGTGGCGAGGAGATCGCCACGGAAACCTGGTCTATCGCAAGACAGCGAGAAACTTCAACCCGGTGATGGCGACTGCTGCTGATCTTACGATTGTTGAAGTAGAGGAGTTGGTTGAGCCGGGTGTGCTTGATCCCGACCATATCGTTACGCCGGGCATCTACGTCGACCGCGTTGTTGTAGGCGCGGCTTATGTGAAGCCGATCGAGTCGAAGTTCATTCAGGCGAGAGGCACGGCATGA